In Patulibacter sp. SYSU D01012, the genomic stretch CACGCTGTGGCAGGACCTGCCGACGGAGCAGCCGTCCGACCTGGAGCACCGGCAGACCGCGCCGGGCACCCGGACGACGCACGACGTCGAGGTGCTCCCGGGCACGCTGACGGCCCAGCTGACGGGCGTCGCCGAGCACGGCCCCGCGCTGCCGGTCAACACGTTCCACCACCAGGCGGTCCGCGACCTGGGCGCCGGCCTGCGGGTGACGGCGCGGGCCTCCGACGGGGTCGTCGAGGGGATCGAGGCGACGGACCACCCGTTCCTGGTGGGCGTCCAGTGGCACGCCGAGTCGCTCGTGGCGGACCCCCGGCACGCCGGCCTGTTCGCCGGCCTGGTGGCCGCGGCCCGCGCGGGCCGCCCGGTCGCGTCCGCGGCCGTCTAGCGCCGCGCGGCCGACGGCCGCCCACCGCGTCGTCGCCGGCTGGGCGCCGCGTCCGGCCCGGCGGTCAGTCGAGCCGGCGGACGGCGCGCGCGGGGGTGCCGGCGACGAGCGTGGCGGGCGGCACGTCGCGGGTGACCACCGCGCCCGCCGCCACGACGGCGCCGTCCCCGACGGTCACCCCGCCCAGCACGATCGCGCCCGCGCCGATCCACACGTCGGCCCCCACGCGGATCGGCGCCACGACGATGCCGTCGTGGCGCTCGGCGACGGGCATGGGGTGCCCGCCGGTCAGCAGGCTGACGTTCGGCCCGATCAGGGTCCGGTCGCCGATCTCGATCCCGCCCATGTCGTTCAGCGTGCAGCCGTGGTTCACGAACACGCCGGCGCCGACGCGCAGCCGCAGCCCGTGGTCGCAGTGCACCGGCGGCACCAGCCGGAAGTCCGGTCCCGGCGCCCGGCCGGTCAGCGTCTCCCAGGCGGCGCGGATCGCCTCCTGGTCGTCGTACGGCAGCCGCGCGAGCGCCGCGCAGCACGCGAACGCCCGCGGCACGCCGGCCACGAGCTCGCGCAGCTCGTCGGTCCCGCGCCGCAGGCGCCGCTCGCCCTTCACGCGGGGCGGACCGGGCGGTGCGGGCGGGGCATGCCGCGACGATAGCCCGCGCCCCGGCGCCCGCGGGTGGCGCCGCCCGACGCGCCGCGGCGCGTCGGGCGTGGGACGCCGGGACGAGCGTCGTCCCGCGGTGCGGCGCTCCCCCCCGGTGGTCGGGGTCGGGTGCGTGGCGGACCGCGGCGCCGGGCAGAGGGGAGCGCAGCATGTCGACCGACGCTGCTGTGTCCCCCTCCCCTCCCGCCGACGCCTGGGACGAGGCCGTCGCGCCCGACGGCGCCGTCCGGCCGACGCACCGAGAGGCCCTCGCGGCCCTCGACCGCGTCGGGCCGCGGGCGGCCGCCGAACGGGTCGCCGAGGCCGTCGCCGCCACGGGGATGACCTTCGGCGAGGACGACGCCGCCTACGTCGTCGACCCCGTCCCCCGCGCGATCGCCGCGGACGACTGGGCGCGCCTGGAGGCCGGCCTGACCCAGCGGGTGCGGGCGCTGGACGCCTGGGTCGCCGACGCGCACGGCCCGCGCCGCGCCATCGCCGACGGCGTCGTGCCGGCGTCCGTGCTCGACGGCTGCCGGTTCGTCGAGGACGAGCTGGCCGGCCTGGCCCCCGCGCCCGTGCGGATCGCCGTCGCGGGCCTCGACGTGGTCCGCGACGCCGACGGCGCGTTCCGCGTGCTCGAGGACAACTGCCGGGTGCCGTCCGGCCTGGCGTACCTGCTCGCCGCGCGCGAGGCGGTCGCGACGGCGCTCGGCGGGCTGCCGGACGAGGTCCGCGCCCTGCACGCGCGGCTGGGCGCGGACCTGCTGACCGCCGTGCGCTCGACCGTCCCCGCCGGCGCCGGCGAGGGCGCGGCGGTCGTCCTCTCCGACGGCCCCGAGAACACGGCGTGGTGGGAGCACCAGCGCCTGGCCGCGCTCATGGGGATCCCGATCGTCACGCCCGCCGGCTTGCGGCGGCGCGGCGAGCGCGTCGTGCTGGCCGAGACCGGCGAGCCCGTCGTGGCGGTCTACCGCCGCACCGACGTCGCGTCGCTGCGCGGCCCCGACGGGGCCCCGACGCCGCACGGCGAGCTGCTGCTGCCCGCCCTGCGCGCCGGCACGATCGGCGTCGCCAACGCCTACGGCTGCGGCGCGGCCGACGACAAGGCGGTCTACCCCTACGTGCGCGACCTGATCCGCTACTTCTGCGGCGAGGAGCCGATCCTCGACGACGTGCACGTGCACGACCTCTGCGACCCGGAGACCCGCGACCGCGTGTTCGAGGCGCCGGAGCGGCTCGTGTTCAAGCCGCGGGACGGCCAGGGCGGCCAGGGCGTCGTCATCGGCCCGCGCGCCGACGCCGCCGAGCTGCGCGACGCCGTCGACGCGGCGCGCCGCGACCCGCACGCGTGGATCGCCCAGGACGCGGTCGTGCTCTCCACCCACCCGACGGT encodes the following:
- a CDS encoding DapH/DapD/GlmU-related protein, with translation MKGERRLRRGTDELRELVAGVPRAFACCAALARLPYDDQEAIRAAWETLTGRAPGPDFRLVPPVHCDHGLRLRVGAGVFVNHGCTLNDMGGIEIGDRTLIGPNVSLLTGGHPMPVAERHDGIVVAPIRVGADVWIGAGAIVLGGVTVGDGAVVAAGAVVTRDVPPATLVAGTPARAVRRLD
- a CDS encoding circularly permuted type 2 ATP-grasp protein; this translates as MSPSPPADAWDEAVAPDGAVRPTHREALAALDRVGPRAAAERVAEAVAATGMTFGEDDAAYVVDPVPRAIAADDWARLEAGLTQRVRALDAWVADAHGPRRAIADGVVPASVLDGCRFVEDELAGLAPAPVRIAVAGLDVVRDADGAFRVLEDNCRVPSGLAYLLAAREAVATALGGLPDEVRALHARLGADLLTAVRSTVPAGAGEGAAVVLSDGPENTAWWEHQRLAALMGIPIVTPAGLRRRGERVVLAETGEPVVAVYRRTDVASLRGPDGAPTPHGELLLPALRAGTIGVANAYGCGAADDKAVYPYVRDLIRYFCGEEPILDDVHVHDLCDPETRDRVFEAPERLVFKPRDGQGGQGVVIGPRADAAELRDAVDAARRDPHAWIAQDAVVLSTHPTVVGDDLVPRHVDLRPFALADGGGGWRLVPGGLSRVAFEEGQMVVNSSRGGGAKDTWVLR